GGATGGTCGCAATGTAGCGATCCTCCGGCAAGCCGTCGGCCCGCAGCACGCAACCGAGATTGGTCACTGAGCCGACGATGAATCCGATGCTTGCGCCGCCGCGGCATTCCAGGACGCCGACCTGCACGCGCTGGATCGGCTGCTGCGCGTTGGCGCCGGCGATCGAGGCCGCAAGTGTGACAATGGCAGCACCGGCGAGAAGGATGAAGCGGCGCATTGGCGAGTCTCCGGCTGAAGGCGTGATGCGAGCAGAGAACTGAACAGGGGCGCCGTGCTCCCCGGGCGCCCGCGCTCCCTATGCCATAACACGCGACACCGTGCCAGAATTAGAGATATTCAACTCCGGATTGTTACAGCGTGTGGCAACGTTGCTGTCAGTGCGATGTTCCCCGCGATCGGCAAGAGACAGGAAGCAAGAGACAAAAAAACAAAAAAAAGAGGCCCGCTTCGCGGGCCTCTTGGACTTCACCGGCTTAGTGGTGCTGGTGATGCCGGCGGTGATAGTGCCGGCGCGGACCGCCCGCGCGGACCGGCTCGAGGTCGAGCGCGGCGATGCCGGCCGCGACGTTGAAGCCGGCCTGACCCTGCAGGCTGATCGGCTGCAGCGCGTAGGAATTCGCCGGACCGCCGACGAGGAAGTTACCGCCCGCACCCAGGCCGACCGACGCGTTGACGCCGACGCCGCCGTAGCTGCCGGCGAGCGCACCGCGCGGGACACGGGTGCTCGGCGCGCTCACCGCCCAGGCGAGCTGCGTCTGCGCGGTGACGCCGAGATCGAGGCCGACGCGGCGCACGGTCGCAACATAGGCCTCCGGCCGGCGGCCTTCGGTCTGGAACACGCATTCGAGCTGGGTGACCGAGCCGACGACGAAGCCGACATTCTGCCCGCCCTGGCATTCGAGGACGCCGGCCTGAACAACCGGGGGCGCCGCGTTGGCGGCGGCGATCGGCGCCAGCAGCGCGAGCGTGGCGATGGTTAGTGTCGAAAGTCGCATTGGTCTGTCTCCGCAGGTGAACTGAATTGCGCGGCGGACAGAAAGGAAGGGTCGTGTCCAAAACAAGGCAGACCGCAAAGGTGCCGTAAAAACTTCCGGCGTGTGACTATTAGGACGTGCGCGCTCGCGCCGCAGATGAGCAGGATGTGATTTGACACGCCAGTTATGGATGATGTCGTGCTCGACTGCGATGCGCGCGAAAACGCTCCCGCACCATATGCGGGAGCGTTTCTCGTTCGGAAGCGATTTACCTGAGATTGCCGCAGAAGCGCTGGATGCGCTTGCAGGCGTCCTCGAGATCCGAGGTCTTGGTGGCGTAGGAGATGCGGAATGCAGGTCCCAGCCCGAACGCGGATCCCTGCACCACGGCAACGCCCTCGCCCTCGAGCAGCTCGGTGACGAACGTCTCGTCATTGTCGATCACCTTGCCCGACGGCGCCTTCTTGCCGATCGTGCCGGCGCAGGACGGATAGACGTAGAATGCGCCTTCCGGGCGCGGGCATTCGATCCCGCTCGCCTGGTTCAGCATCGACACCACGAGGTCGCGGCGCTCCTTGAACACCTTGTTGTTCGCCGGGATGAAGTCCTGCGGACCGTTCAGCGCCTCGACGGAAGCCCACTGCGAGATCGACGACGGGTTCGAGGTCGACTGCGACTGGATCGTCGCCATCGCCTTGATCAGCGGAGCCGGACCGCCGGCATAGCCGATGCGCCAGCCGGTCATGCAATAGGCCTTCGACACGCCGTTCACGGTCAGCGTGCGCTCATAGAGCGCCGGCTCGACCTGCGCCGCCGTGGTGAAGACGAAGTCGTCATAGACCAGATGCTCATACATGTCGTCGGTCATCACCCAGACATGCGGATGCTTGACCAGCACGTCGGTGATCGCCTTCAGCTCGGCGCGCGTATAGGCCGCACCGGTCGGGTTCGACGGCGAGCACAGGATGACCCACTTGGTCTTCGGCGTGATCGCCTTCTCGAGATCCTCGGGCTTGAGCTTGAAGCCGCTCGCGGCCGTGCACACGACGGGTACCGACTCGCCGCCGGCGAGTGCCACCATTTCGGGATAGCTGACCCAGTACGGCGCCGGGATGATCACCTCGTCGCCCGGATTGATTGTCGCCATCAGCGCGTTGTAGAGCACCTGCTTGCCGCCGGTGCCGACGATGACCTGGTTCGGCTTGTAGGTCAGGCCGTTCTCGCGCTGGAATTTGTTGACGATGGCTTCCTTCAGCTCCGGAATGCCGCCGACATCGGTGTACTTGGTCTTGCCGGCCTCGATCGCGCGGATCGCCGCCAGCTTGATGTTGGCGGGCGTGTCGAAGTCCGGCTCGCCGGCGCCGAGGCCGATGACGTTGCGGCCCGCGGCTTTCAGCGCGCGTGCTTTGTCCGTGACCGCGATCGTCGCGGACGGCTTCACACGGTCAAGCGCAGCGGACAGGAAGGCCATTGTCATCTCCTGGCAAACGTCGTGAGCCGTTGGCCACGACTTGATTTGGATGGGATCGCCGCACCCTAGGCCTGTCGCCGCTGCGTCGCAAGAAGCTTGGCGGCAAAGCGTGAAAACTTTCGCGCATGGCTTGAGGCGCGCGCAACATTCCGAAAGTTCCGGCCTCAAATCGCTCATATCCGGCAAGGGCTGCGCTGGCCGGGCAGGTTTGCCGGCGAGACTTCCGGCCACGTGCGCCGCGCACGAATTGCTCCGAGGACAATGCACCGCGCAGCGCCGCCACTCGCCTGCCGGACGATCCAGGCGCATGCCATCTCCGGCCAGGGTGCCGGCGGCTCCGGCGCGCGTTAAGGTTGACTGCCACGACGCGTCCGACTCGCGCGTCGACAGCCGGCATACGAGCATCGCGCATGCGTGATCCGAGTTGTCCTGCCGTGTCGATGGACTCGTTCTGCGCGCGTGCAGTGCGGTAGACGTTTCGACTTTTTCCACGATCCGGGGCTTGCGACGCCCCCCCATCGGCATCATTGTTTAGGCGCGTTGCGGTGTGACAGGCCGCGCGCGCCAAGCCGCGCAGTCTTCGAACCTTTCCGTCTTTCCGAGCAAGTGAACCCCGACGCAATGTACAAGCTCTATTCGATGCAGCGCTCCGGCAACA
The DNA window shown above is from Bradyrhizobium sp. ISRA464 and carries:
- a CDS encoding pyridoxal phosphate-dependent aminotransferase; amino-acid sequence: MAFLSAALDRVKPSATIAVTDKARALKAAGRNVIGLGAGEPDFDTPANIKLAAIRAIEAGKTKYTDVGGIPELKEAIVNKFQRENGLTYKPNQVIVGTGGKQVLYNALMATINPGDEVIIPAPYWVSYPEMVALAGGESVPVVCTAASGFKLKPEDLEKAITPKTKWVILCSPSNPTGAAYTRAELKAITDVLVKHPHVWVMTDDMYEHLVYDDFVFTTAAQVEPALYERTLTVNGVSKAYCMTGWRIGYAGGPAPLIKAMATIQSQSTSNPSSISQWASVEALNGPQDFIPANNKVFKERRDLVVSMLNQASGIECPRPEGAFYVYPSCAGTIGKKAPSGKVIDNDETFVTELLEGEGVAVVQGSAFGLGPAFRISYATKTSDLEDACKRIQRFCGNLR
- a CDS encoding DUF992 domain-containing protein encodes the protein MRLSTLTIATLALLAPIAAANAAPPVVQAGVLECQGGQNVGFVVGSVTQLECVFQTEGRRPEAYVATVRRVGLDLGVTAQTQLAWAVSAPSTRVPRGALAGSYGGVGVNASVGLGAGGNFLVGGPANSYALQPISLQGQAGFNVAAGIAALDLEPVRAGGPRRHYHRRHHQHH